One window from the genome of Nicotiana tomentosiformis chromosome 5, ASM39032v3, whole genome shotgun sequence encodes:
- the LOC138892408 gene encoding uncharacterized protein, whose protein sequence is MAFLGHMVFSERIKVDPKKIEVVQSGLMSVKRVKNLKTALTTASVLVLPSVLGSYTVYCNASQIGTGISNQCSHAQDLEALSLRLSCKVFTNHKSLQDLFKQKYLSLRRRMWLEILKDYDIIILYYPKKANVVTDALSRKAESMGSLAFIVVCKRPLTLDFQALANRFVRLDVSESSRVLP, encoded by the exons atggcattcttgggtcacatGGTATTCAGTGagaggatcaaggtggatccaaagaagattgaagttgTTCAAA gtggtctgatgagtgtgaagagagttaagaatctcaagactgccttgactacagctTCAGTTCTGGTTTTACCTTCAGTATTGGGTTCATATACAGTCTACTGTAATGCTTCACAAATTGGCACTGGGA TTAGCAACCAATGTTCAcatgctcaagatttggaggcactatctttacgactGTCTTGTAAGGTGTTCACGAATCACAAGAGTCTTCaggacttgttcaaacaaaagtatCTGAGCTTGAGGCGAAGGATGTGGTTAGagatactaaaggactatgatatcatcattctttATTATCCCAAGAAGGCTAATGTGGTGACCGACGCTCTGAGTAGGAAGGCcgagagcatggggagtcttgctttcATTGTTGTTTGTAAGAGACCATTAACTTTGGattttcaggctttggccaacaggttcgtgaggttggatgtttcggagtCTAGCAGGGTTCTTCCTTGA